From Eptesicus fuscus isolate TK198812 chromosome 13, DD_ASM_mEF_20220401, whole genome shotgun sequence, the proteins below share one genomic window:
- the SLC37A4 gene encoding glucose-6-phosphate exchanger SLC37A4 isoform X2 encodes MAARGYGYYRTVIFSAMYGGYSLYYFNRKTFSFVMPSLVEEVPLDKDDLGLITSSQSAAYAISKFVSGVLSDQMSARWLFSSGLLLVGLVNVAFSWSSTVSAFAALWFLNGLAQGLGWPPCGKVLRKWFEPSQFGTWWAILSTSMNLAGGLGPILATVLAQSYSWRSTLALSGALCAAVSVLCLLLIHNEPADVGLRNLDPTPSKGKKGSVKEESTLQELLLSPYLWVLSTGYLVVFGVKTCCTDWGQFFLIQEKGQSALVGSSYMSALEVGGLVGSIAAGYLSDRAMAKAGPSTHGNPRHGLLLLMMAGMTASMYLFRVTVTRDAPKLWILVLGALFGFSSYGPIALFGVIANESAPPNLCGTSHAIVGLMANVGGFLAGLPFSTIAKHYSWSTAFWVAEVICAASTAAFFVLRNIRTKMGRVPTKAE; translated from the exons ATGGCCGCCCGGGGCTATGGCTACTATCGCACTGTGATCTTCTCGGCCATGTACGGGGGCTACAGCCTGTACTACTTCAACCGCAAGACCTTCTCCTTCGTCATGCCCTCGCTGGTGGAGGAGGTCCCTCTGGACAAGGATGACCTGG ggctcaTCACCAGCAGCCAGTCGGCAGCCTACGCCATCAGCAAGTTTGTGAGTGGAGTGCTGTCTGACCAGATGAGCGCTCGCTGGCTCTTCTCGTCCGGGCTGCTCCTGGTCGGCCTGGTCAACGTAGCCTTTTCCTGGAGCTCCACAGTGTCTGCCTTCGCTGCCCTCTGGTTCCTCAATGGCCTggcgcagggcctgggctggcccCCGTGTGGGAAGGTCCTCAGGAAG TGGTTTGAGCCATCTCAGTTTGGCACTTGGTGGGCCATCCTGTCAACCAGTATGAACCTGGCCGGAGGGCTGGGCCCCATCCTGGCAACCGTTCTGGCCCAGAGCTACAGCTGGCGCAGCACGCTGGCCCTGTCGGGGGCGCTGTGTGCGGCCGTCTCCGTCCTCTGTCTCCTGCTCATCCACAATGAACCTGCCGATGTTGGACTCCGCAACCTggaccccaccccctccaagGGCAAAAAGG gctccGTGAAGGAGGAGAGTACCTTACAGGAGCTGCTGCTGTCCCCCTACCTGTGGGTGCTCTCCACTGGCTACCTGGTGGTGTTTGGAGTCAAGACTTGCTGTACTGACTGGGGCCAGTTCTTCCTTATCCAGGAGAAAGGACAGTCAGCCCTTGTGG GTAGCTCCTACATGAGTGCCCTGGAGGTCGGGGGCCTTGTAGGCAGCATTGCCGCTGGCTACCTGTCGGACCGGGCCATGGCGAAG GCAGGGCCGTCCACCCATGGGAACCCTCGCCATGGCCTGCTGCTGTTGATGATGGCAGGCATGACAGCGTCCATGTACCTCTTCCGGGTAACCGTGACCAGGGACGCCCCCAAG CTCTGGATCCTGGTGTTGGGAGCTCTGTTTGGTTTCTCCTCTTATGGTCCCATTGCCTTGTTTGGAGTCATTGCCAATGAGAGTGCCCCTCCCAACTTGTGTGGCACCTCCCATGCCATCGTGGGACTCATGGCCAACG TGGGTGGCTTTCTGGCGGGGCTGCCCTTCAGCACCATCGCCAAGCACTACAGCTGGAGCACAGCCTTCTGGGTGGCCGAAGTGATCTGCGCAGCCAGCACAGCTGCCTTCTTCGTCCTGCGGAACATCCGCACCAAGATGGGCCGAGTGCCCACGAAGGCCGAGTGA
- the TRAPPC4 gene encoding trafficking protein particle complex subunit 4, translating into MAIFSVYVVNKAGGLIYQLDSYAPRAEAEKTFSYPLDLLLKLHDERVLVAFGQRDGIRVGHAVLAINGKDVNGKYTADGKEVLEYLGNPANYPVSVRFGRPRLTSNEKLMLASMFHSLFAIGSQLSPEQGSSGIEMLETDTFKLHCFQTLTGIKFVVLADPRQAGIDSLLRKIYEIYSDFALKNPFYSLEMPIRCELFDQNLKLALEVAEKAGTFGPGS; encoded by the exons ATGGCTATTTTCAGTGTGTACGTGGTGAACAAAGCCGGCGGCCTGATTTACCAGCTGGACAGCTACGCGCCACGAGCCGAGGCTGAGAAAACGTTCAGTTACCCGCTTGATCTGCTGCTCAAGCTACACGACGAGCGAGTGCTAGTTGCCTTTGGCCAGCGCGACGGCATCCGGG TGGGCCACGCAGTGCTGGCCATCAATGGCAAGGACGTGAACGGCAAGTACACGGCCGATGGCAAAGAGGTGCTGGAGTATCTTGGCAACCCTGCCAACTATCCCGTGTCCGTGCGATTCGGCCGGCCCCGCCTCACCTCCAATGAGAAGCTCATGCTGGCCTCCATGTTCCACTC GCTGTTCGCAATCGGCTCCCAGCTGTCTCCTGAACAGGGCAGCTCAGGCATTGAGATGCTGGAGACAGACACGTTCAAGCTGCACTGCTTCCAGACCCTGACAG GAATCAAGTTTGTGGTGCTGGCAGACCCTAGGCAAGCTGGAATAGACTCTCTACTCCGAAAGATTTATGAGATTTACTCAGACTTTGCCCTCAAGAATCCATTCTACTCCCTGGAAATGCCCATCAG GTGTGAGCTGTTCGACCAGAACCTGAAGTTAGCCCTGGAGGTGGCAGAGAAGGCTGGAACTTTTGGACCCGGGTCATAG
- the RPS25 gene encoding 40S ribosomal protein S25 — MPPKDDKKKKDAGKSAKKDKDPVNKSGGKAKKKKWSKGKVRDKLNNLVLFDKATYDKLCKEVPNYKLITPAVVSERLKIRGSLARAALQELLSKGLIKLVSKHRAQVIYTRNTKGGDAPAAGEDA; from the exons ATG CCGCCCAAGGacgacaagaagaagaaagatgctgGAAAGTCGGCCAAGAAAGACAAAGACCCCGTGAACAAGTCGGGGGGCAAGGCCAAAAAGAAG AAGTGGTCCAAAGGCAAAGTTCGGGACAAGCTCAATAACCTGGTCTTGTTTGACAAAGCCACGTATGACAAGCTCTGTAAGGAAGTTCCCAACTACAAGCTGATCACCCCAGCTGTGGTCTCCGAGAGGCTGAAGATTCGCGGCTCCTTGGCCAGGGCAGCCCTTCAGGAGCTCCTTAGTAAAG GCCTTATTAAACTCGTCTCAAAGCACCGAGCTCAAGTGATTTACACCAGAAACACCAAAGGTGGGGACGCCCCCGCTGCTGGAGAAGATGCATGA
- the SLC37A4 gene encoding glucose-6-phosphate exchanger SLC37A4 isoform X1, translating into MAARGYGYYRTVIFSAMYGGYSLYYFNRKTFSFVMPSLVEEVPLDKDDLGLITSSQSAAYAISKFVSGVLSDQMSARWLFSSGLLLVGLVNVAFSWSSTVSAFAALWFLNGLAQGLGWPPCGKVLRKWFEPSQFGTWWAILSTSMNLAGGLGPILATVLAQSYSWRSTLALSGALCAAVSVLCLLLIHNEPADVGLRNLDPTPSKGKKGSVKEESTLQELLLSPYLWVLSTGYLVVFGVKTCCTDWGQFFLIQEKGQSALVGSSYMSALEVGGLVGSIAAGYLSDRAMAKAGPSTHGNPRHGLLLLMMAGMTASMYLFRVTVTRDAPKDVAFWTLALHPLTELTGFKEHELWILVLGALFGFSSYGPIALFGVIANESAPPNLCGTSHAIVGLMANVGGFLAGLPFSTIAKHYSWSTAFWVAEVICAASTAAFFVLRNIRTKMGRVPTKAE; encoded by the exons ATGGCCGCCCGGGGCTATGGCTACTATCGCACTGTGATCTTCTCGGCCATGTACGGGGGCTACAGCCTGTACTACTTCAACCGCAAGACCTTCTCCTTCGTCATGCCCTCGCTGGTGGAGGAGGTCCCTCTGGACAAGGATGACCTGG ggctcaTCACCAGCAGCCAGTCGGCAGCCTACGCCATCAGCAAGTTTGTGAGTGGAGTGCTGTCTGACCAGATGAGCGCTCGCTGGCTCTTCTCGTCCGGGCTGCTCCTGGTCGGCCTGGTCAACGTAGCCTTTTCCTGGAGCTCCACAGTGTCTGCCTTCGCTGCCCTCTGGTTCCTCAATGGCCTggcgcagggcctgggctggcccCCGTGTGGGAAGGTCCTCAGGAAG TGGTTTGAGCCATCTCAGTTTGGCACTTGGTGGGCCATCCTGTCAACCAGTATGAACCTGGCCGGAGGGCTGGGCCCCATCCTGGCAACCGTTCTGGCCCAGAGCTACAGCTGGCGCAGCACGCTGGCCCTGTCGGGGGCGCTGTGTGCGGCCGTCTCCGTCCTCTGTCTCCTGCTCATCCACAATGAACCTGCCGATGTTGGACTCCGCAACCTggaccccaccccctccaagGGCAAAAAGG gctccGTGAAGGAGGAGAGTACCTTACAGGAGCTGCTGCTGTCCCCCTACCTGTGGGTGCTCTCCACTGGCTACCTGGTGGTGTTTGGAGTCAAGACTTGCTGTACTGACTGGGGCCAGTTCTTCCTTATCCAGGAGAAAGGACAGTCAGCCCTTGTGG GTAGCTCCTACATGAGTGCCCTGGAGGTCGGGGGCCTTGTAGGCAGCATTGCCGCTGGCTACCTGTCGGACCGGGCCATGGCGAAG GCAGGGCCGTCCACCCATGGGAACCCTCGCCATGGCCTGCTGCTGTTGATGATGGCAGGCATGACAGCGTCCATGTACCTCTTCCGGGTAACCGTGACCAGGGACGCCCCCAAG GATGTTGCTTTCTGGACTCTGGCTCTTCACCCTCTCACTGAGCTCACAGGCTTTAAGGAGCACGAG CTCTGGATCCTGGTGTTGGGAGCTCTGTTTGGTTTCTCCTCTTATGGTCCCATTGCCTTGTTTGGAGTCATTGCCAATGAGAGTGCCCCTCCCAACTTGTGTGGCACCTCCCATGCCATCGTGGGACTCATGGCCAACG TGGGTGGCTTTCTGGCGGGGCTGCCCTTCAGCACCATCGCCAAGCACTACAGCTGGAGCACAGCCTTCTGGGTGGCCGAAGTGATCTGCGCAGCCAGCACAGCTGCCTTCTTCGTCCTGCGGAACATCCGCACCAAGATGGGCCGAGTGCCCACGAAGGCCGAGTGA